The Biomphalaria glabrata chromosome 6, xgBioGlab47.1, whole genome shotgun sequence genomic interval CAGTGCACATCCATTGACACATTGGAGTAGTAACAAATGACATGAaatattaacagaaaaaaatttgaaaaaaaaagagtccaaTATAATGAGGTCGCCTGCTGTGCAGCTCCCCGAAATAAACACACGCACATACAATTTTATATCTagcattttttaatattgtctggatttctttttttttttttaataatgttattCAACCAACGTTCTATTACAAATAGGGGCCTATATCTTCATTTTCGTACATTCACATTTGTTCAAAGGAAGAAAGATCATGCAACAAGattttaatgttgtttataTAATCCGACTTGTGTTTTCTGGAACACTATTGTTGTTTCAGTCCAGTTACTATAAGACGTGACAAGATATCTGACAACCAATTTAGCAATATGACAAACCTGTCATACAAATGAaaggaaaataataacaatgattAATATCTTACAAAATATATGTAATGTATCAGGTTAGATAGTTTTGAATAATTTGATAATGAtacaagaaaaattaaaatttaaaagaatcTGAGAGATAAGTTTTTGATACATGTCAGTGGGTGAAACAAGGTCCAAAACTCTTGCCTGTACTTTGTACTCATTTTGTAGTAAACTAATATACTAACACTACAGTTGACGGTCTCTAAAAGGGAGGTAAACGAATAGCACAGTTTGAAGATATTAAAATAGACTCCGTCCACTTTAAGACCTGGGACAAAGCCCATGGCCGTATTCAGCGTGGACTGAGGCAGGAGGCAGATGATAAATATCACAGAAATATTAATGAGCATTGTGACAACTTTGCCTTCCTTGTTAGTGACGGAACCGGAAGCGCCTCCCCCAGCAGACGATGTAGATTGCCTCCATTTGAGTTTCGATCTCAGCTTTGTTACGATGGTAATCGTGCAAAGAATTAACAACAAAATTGTTGCATAAGGAACAAACTGATCggcaatgaaataataaatagtcATAACGCTGTGTCTGTTGCTTTTAAACTGGAGCGCTAGAATGGATTTGTTTAGCGTCGGCACCAGCATCCAATCTATTGTCGTCACACTAAACGGGGGCACAAGGTACAAAATAAAGACGCTGGCGGTAACGGTGTTTACGACAATCGCAGTTCTGGTGGTGAGAACTCTCTTGACTTTCAGCGGCCAGACCACGCAAAGGCATCTCTCGAAGGTCAGAAATGACGTCAGCACGCCGCTGACCCGGATGAAGTACCCGTTGACGTAGAAGGTCAAGACGAACAGGTGAGATTTCAGCATGAAGAGGTCGTACTCTCCGACCCAAGGGCTGATTAGAATGTTCGAGAGCTGCTGGGCCAGCAGCGCCCCGGTGTCGCAGAGGGCCAGGGAGAACAAGGTCACGTTGACTCCGTCCTGAAATCCTTGCCTCTTGAAGTTGAAAATGTTGATGATGTTGGCGACAATGCCCAGTAGGCCGATGAGCTCTGAGCAGATCAACGCGTTGATAGTCACGACATAGTTCATCACACTGGagtcaatgaaaaaaatgtacaacGATGTCGCTGTAGCAGTACTGGAACTGTTTGTGATGTTCATTGTTAGGCAGTACAGTCAAATCTAGGTACAAACGGAATACTGAACTGTTGTAATAGATAAATAAAGATGTACAGTAAACTaaagataaaaaatgaatattgaaCTATTGTGATAGATAAATTTAGATGTACAGAAAATTAAAGATATAAACTGAATATTAAACTATTGTAATAGATAAATAAAGATGTACAGTAAACTCTAGATTCAAACTGAATATTGAACTATTGTAATAGATAAATAAAGATGTACAGTAAACTCTAGACACAAACTGAATATTGAACTATTGTGATAGATAAAGATGTACAGTAAACTCTAGACACAAACTGAATATTGAACTATTGTGATAGATAAATAAAGATGTACAGTAAACTCTAGACACAAACTGAATATTGAACTATTGTGATAGATAAAGATGTACAGTAAACTCTAGACACAAACTGAATATTGAACTATTGTGATAGATAAATAAAGATGTACAGTAAACTCTAGACACAAACTGAATATTGAACTATTGTGATAGATAAATAAAGATGTACAGTAAACTCTAGACACAAACTGAATATTGAACTATTGTGATAGATAAATAAAGATGTACAGTAAACTCTAGACACAAACTAAATATTGAACTATTGTGATAGATAAATAAAGATGTACAGTAAACTCTAGACACAAACTGAATATTGAACTATtgtgatagatagataaaaatgtACAGTAAACTCTAGATAAAAACTTATTCTTTGTAATAATCTATTGATGAACTGTGGCTGaacagtaaaatttaaataaaagcttgTTTAATTACAATAGAGAATTATAGCCTTACAATGAAATGTAGATAGAGgctgtttgtttttaaacaaacgTATCAGAAATCTATAGCTGCACACCAGATTTAAGACAGAAACTTTCTCTTTAACAGCTGTTATGAAGCGTATGTTTCTTCGGCCATAAACGgtctaaaaaatgaaaaagttttTATACTACAAAATTGAAACATTAAGGCGAATATTGATCATTGCCACCTACTGGAAGACCCGTGACTTACAGCATGGTGTTAGTATACATATGTAATTACCATTAGGAAATTTGTATCGACCAAGACTATGCCGAAGGCAGTGTACAGTTTCATGCATTTATTCCATGCGTCCCTTTAATGCAGCATTGCTCCGGAGTTTTGTTGACTTTAGGCTGAATTACTCGCACGGTAATTATAAGTGTGACACTGTCAACTGACAACAGCTAATTTAATGtgttaattgatttaaaaatgagtttgtattgtttattaaaACAGTATGTTTGACTCATTACCAATAATTTAGTCTAACAGTAGCTGTAAACCATAACAGCAGTaggatttaaaaagaaatcctCTCTTATTTAATCTCTTATTTAATCGATCCTGGGTTCCTTaaacaaaatgatttaattAGCTAGTAGATTCagtatttacaataaaatacaCAAGGAGATAATGTCAAACTTAAGTCGGTCTGACTTCGATTAATTTTTCGTTTATTTAAACAGCAAACTGatgacaaagcttctatcaactctgtctgtctggtacaattttctaagcacgttatttctcccacttaccATTCTCAGATTAAGTGGAAacattacacaattatttattgtacctaaagatatacatcaataaaaacaaacaaagcaatTAGGTGATTAATTATAggtaattatatattttgtttgatttcgaaaaaGTGGAATAAAttctacttattgagagatgtggctattgttagacaccttatttatataggttagttattttagttatttagcgacgcaccatagtagacgcatattgaacgggactagtgacgtttgggatatgttgggttagagaccgaaaaatcagttagcgatataacattacagggtaacgacgtgtttagtgacagagacttctactgtggccttttatcagaataaatccatgtacaattgttcatcagagtcgactacatctcttcactagttaaaatagatgtttgtctcgTTCTATCTGgattgttgttcaactacacgtaatacacccgaacaattacacccaaacgattgcagagtaattggttgacttcaagacagcctgaacaagcaacatcacagtggcgaccccgaacctcgaagccggacccctgatgaagctgaacatcgaaccggacctcgaagcagaacgtttactcaggtgagggtcgtgcactcgaagatataagatttcatcggagtacggctgaacacagcatcatcgcagagtgactttgttctagatctacatgttcttgatcgcacgttcaacgagccgttaactc includes:
- the LOC129926661 gene encoding FMRFamide receptor-like, whose protein sequence is MNITNSSSTATATSLYIFFIDSSVMNYVVTINALICSELIGLLGIVANIINIFNFKRQGFQDGVNVTLFSLALCDTGALLAQQLSNILISPWVGEYDLFMLKSHLFVLTFYVNGYFIRVSGVLTSFLTFERCLCVVWPLKVKRVLTTRTAIVVNTVTASVFILYLVPPFSVTTIDWMLVPTLNKSILALQFKSNRHSVMTIYYFIADQFVPYATILLLILCTITIVTKLRSKLKWRQSTSSAGGGASGSVTNKEGKVVTMLINISVIFIICLLPQSTLNTAMGFVPGLKVDGVYFNIFKLCYSFTSLLETVNCSVSILVYYKMSTKYRQEFWTLFHPLTCIKNLSLRFF